A single window of Oreochromis aureus strain Israel breed Guangdong linkage group 7, ZZ_aureus, whole genome shotgun sequence DNA harbors:
- the LOC116317936 gene encoding uncharacterized protein LOC116317936, with product MATQKNNISSKYKDITSRVVISSRSLAVYQLRTKKEKTGSLTRMTVGEKNPNKTNKTILLVGETGAGKSTLINALINYIMGVKWEDKVWFQIGEEKRSQTESQTSDVIVYEIFGFENETLPYSLTIIDTPGFGNIMGNKKDDVSNQKLLDLFWLEGGVHEVHAVGLVTKASDNRLNDRLFYVFDSMMSLFGKDLEKNIVALITHSDGMPPKNALTALEHQKIKCAKNEKNQSLYFLFNNQQNKERTDENEFGLETAWRVTERGVRQFTAFLEESEAQKLETTSEDLNERIRLTACIHNLQERIKFIEVKQREIKNTQEALKKPEERKMIEEFTPRVAEVFKHKEPVRGGMCGLEAAVCCTVCKENCHYPGCTLGWKPENCKVMKDGHCTVCTKKCPALDHVRENSRYVTRLRNAKKKRLFEFNKTEPEVSILINLGKEMNKLTAEKLQLLDEAYQHVVRLDQMDLNVNSVNTSVHLDF from the exons atggcaacaca GAAGAATAACATCTCATCCAAATACAAAGACATCACCTCCAGAGTTGTGATTTCATCAAGATCTCTTGCTGTCTACCAgctgagaacaaaaaaagagaagactGGATCTTTGACAAGAATGACTGTtggagaaaaaaatccaaacaagacAAATAAAACCATCTTACTTGTGGGAGAAACAGGAGCAGGAAAATCTACTCTGATCAACGCTCTGATCAACTACATCATGGGAGTAAAGTGGGAGGATAAAGTCTGGTTTCAGATCGGAGAGGAGAAGAGAAGTCAGACAGAAAGCCAGACATCAGATGTGATCGTGtacgagatctttggttttgaaaATGAAACTCTGCCCTACTCTCTGACCATCATCGATACTCCTGGATTTGGAAATATTATGGGGAACAAAAAGGATGATGTTAGCAATCAAAAGTTATTGGACTTGTTTTGGTTAGAGGGTGGAGTTCATGAAGTTCATGCAGTGGGTCTGGTGACAAAAGCAAGTGATAATCGATTAAATGACCGactgttttatgtgtttgattcaATGATGTCTTTGTTTGGAAAAGACCTGGAGAAAAACATTGTagctctgatcacacactcagATGGAATGCCACCTAAAAATGCTCTAACAGCTCTCGAACATCAGAAGATAAAATGTGCTAAAAATGAGAAGAACCAatcactttattttctttttaataaccaacagaataaagagagaacaGATGAAAATGAGTTTGGTTTGGAGACGGCATGGAGAGTAACAGAGAGAGGAGTACGTCAATTCACAGCCTTTCTAGAAGAAAGTGAAGCTCAAAAGCTGGAGACAACATCTGAAGATCTGAATGAACGCATCAGACTAACAGCCTGCATCCACAACCTGCAAGAGAGAATTAAGTTTATTGAggtaaaacagagagaaatcaAAAATACTCAAGAAGCTCTGAAGAAAcctgaagagaggaagatgATAGAAGAGTTCACTCCTCGTGTTGCTGAGGTCTTCAAACATAAAGAACCAGTCAGAGGGGGGATGTGTGGGCTGGAAGCAGCTGTCTGCTGTACAGTCTGTAAGGAGAACTGTCACTATCCTGGATGCACACTAGGGTGGAAACCTGAAAACTGCAAGGTCATGAAAGATGGACACTGCACTGTTTGTACCAAAAAGTGTCCTGCATTAGATCACGTAAGAGAAAACTCGAGGTATGTGACCAGGTTAAGGAATGCCAAGAAGAAGAGATTGTTTGAATTCAATAAAACTGAACCTGAGGTGAGCATTTTGATAAATCTGGGAAAGGAAATGAACAAACTGACAGCAGAAAAGTTACAGCTACTGGATGAAGCTTATCAACATGTGGTCAGACTGGATCAGATGGACCTGAATGTTAATTCAGTAAACACTTCTGTACACTTGGACTTTTGA